The nucleotide sequence GCTGCATTAATCGGAGCAGGTGGATTGGGTGATATCATCTTGCTTGGTATTGACCGTAATAACACGATGCTGATCGTGCTTGGAGCAGTCCCAGCTGCCTTGCTAGCTATTTTATTTGATTTTCTGCTAAGAAGATTTGAGCTTCTTTCTTTTAAGCGAGCACTAACAACGGTAGGCGTATTTATGGCAGCGGCTATACTGATTATTATCGTTCCTTTTGCCATGAAAGGCGGACAAGAAGATATCGTTATAGGCGGTAAGCTAGGATCTGAGCCGGAAATCCTGATCAATATGTATAAGCTCTTAATTGAGGAAGAAACGGATTTAAATGTTGAACTAAAGCCCGGACTTGGTAAAACTTCCTTTGTGTTTAATGCTTTAAAATCAGGAAGTATTGATATCTATCCAGAATTTACAGGTACAGCAATCGCCGAATTTTTAAAGGAAAATGCAACAAGTACAGACAGCGAAAAAGTATATGAACAAGCCAGAAAAGGAATGGAAGCCAAGTTTGATATGCAGCTTCTAAGTCCAATGAAATATAACAATACGTATGCGCTTGCCGTTCCACAGCAAGCAGCAAAGGAATACAACTTGAAAACCATTTCCGACTTAAAGAGCGTTAGTCAAAGTATGAATGCAGGGTTCACACTAGAATTTTCCGATCGGGAAGATGGCTACAAAGGAATCCAAAAGCTATATGATATTCAGTTTGCAAATGTCAGGACGATGGAACCAAAACTAAGGTACAACGCGGTGAAAAAGGGAGAAATCGATGTGGTGGATGCATACTCGACAGACAGCGAGCTGCGACAATTTAACTTAGTTGTTTTAGAGGATGATAAAAATCTGTTCCCGCCGTATCAAGGTGCACCAATGCTGCGTAAAGAAACGGTAGAGAAGCACCCAGAGTTAAAGGAAGTCTTAAATAAACTCGCAGGAAAAATTACAGACGATGAAATGCGCGAAATGAATTACAAGGTGAACGTTGAAGGAATGTCACCTGAGGAAGTGGCTAAAGATTTCTTAGAGAAGGAAGGGCTGCTTTAATTAAAGCTCATGGAAAAAGAAAGTACCCTCGAACGGATAAATCCTTTCAAGAGCAAGAAAGCAACACAGCCAGCCTAAATTTCGACAAAAAATTTCCCGGAAAATAAACCATCCAAAGCAGTTGTGGACTGCATGGATGGTTTTTGTTTAGAAATCTACTTTAAACGTAAGTGGATCTGCTATCTTCTTTTTCTTATCATTGATGACTTCACTGGATGTGATTGTTAAGTTTTTCAGTTTTTCTGGATCGGTTTCATCGAGGATAATGCCTAGGCTGCCGACTTTCTCTTCGCCAGGTTTTATCTCGCCGTTCAGTTTTTCTAAATAAAAGTCATCCTCCCACGTTACTGTTTCACCTTGGTCTGTTTTAATCTCTGAAACAGGATTAAAATGAGCGTTTTCTTTCCCGTTATTTTTAATTCTTACGTTGACTCGAACATACGGGAATTTATCTTTTTCCGTATAGCCATGGAAGAAATCAATCAGATCAACGGAAGGTGCGTAATCAAGCACTTTTACTTCAGCGATCGTAAGAGAGATTAAATCTGATTTTTGTTCTTCATCCAATTTTGCGTACTTTTTTAGTGTGACGGTTCCATCTTGGTCTTCAACCTTTTTGTTGATCTCTGTTAGCTCTGTATCGTCAGAAGCCTGTGAACTGTCGTTAAATGAGAGTTCTTCTTCATTCTTTGATGGTGTTTCTTGTTTTGGTTCATTCTGCTGTGTTTCATTTTTATTTTCTTGTTTTTCTGTATCAGTTGAACAGCCCGTAAAAATGACAGCTGTTAATCCAAGCAATATCCAGCGTTTGAAAGCCATAAAGGTACCTCCTAAAAGATAAGCACCCCGCTATAAGAACGGGATGCTTTTTTTGTTAGATTATCCTATTGTTATGAAGATTATTTCTTTGCGGCAGACTTGGTTTTCTCTAAAATAGCGAAGATTTCTTTTGCTGTATCCGTGTTGTCGATCTTTCCAGTGAAATTCTCCATTCCAGGTCCATAAGCATAGACGTTTACATCTTCACCAGTATGCCCGTCTGTTGTCCAGCCTGTTCCTGTACGAAGATCAAAGATTTTT is from Fictibacillus sp. b24 and encodes:
- a CDS encoding DUF4352 domain-containing protein, producing the protein MAFKRWILLGLTAVIFTGCSTDTEKQENKNETQQNEPKQETPSKNEEELSFNDSSQASDDTELTEINKKVEDQDGTVTLKKYAKLDEEQKSDLISLTIAEVKVLDYAPSVDLIDFFHGYTEKDKFPYVRVNVRIKNNGKENAHFNPVSEIKTDQGETVTWEDDFYLEKLNGEIKPGEEKVGSLGIILDETDPEKLKNLTITSSEVINDKKKKIADPLTFKVDF
- the opuFB gene encoding osmoprotectant update ABC transporter permease/substrate-binding subunit OpuFB (The ABC transporter OpuF is widely distributed in Bacillus species other than B. subtilis. OpuFA is the ATP-binding subunit, while OpuFB is a fusion of permease and substrate-binding subunits.) codes for the protein MNSFVQVFQDRKGELASALVEHIQISFIALLFAVVISIPLGIYLTKKPKVAEPIIGVTAVLQTIPSLALLGLLIPLFGIGKVPAIIALVVYALLPILRNTYTGIKEVDSSLIEAARAMGMNARKRLMKVELPLAMPVIMAGIRTSMVLIIGTATLAALIGAGGLGDIILLGIDRNNTMLIVLGAVPAALLAILFDFLLRRFELLSFKRALTTVGVFMAAAILIIIVPFAMKGGQEDIVIGGKLGSEPEILINMYKLLIEEETDLNVELKPGLGKTSFVFNALKSGSIDIYPEFTGTAIAEFLKENATSTDSEKVYEQARKGMEAKFDMQLLSPMKYNNTYALAVPQQAAKEYNLKTISDLKSVSQSMNAGFTLEFSDREDGYKGIQKLYDIQFANVRTMEPKLRYNAVKKGEIDVVDAYSTDSELRQFNLVVLEDDKNLFPPYQGAPMLRKETVEKHPELKEVLNKLAGKITDDEMREMNYKVNVEGMSPEEVAKDFLEKEGLL